A genome region from Conger conger chromosome 16, fConCon1.1, whole genome shotgun sequence includes the following:
- the cbx2 gene encoding chromobox protein homolog 2, which yields MEELSAVGEQVFDAECILNKRLRKGKLEYLVKWRGWSSKHNSWEPQENLLDPRLLAAFHKREQEKEILFRKRGKRPRGRPRKIPEAIPAATKMSSSSSSSSSMSSSGSSSSSSSSSSSSSEEEEEEGDAERKAKPGPRPRELHPVPQKKAQIVVAKQEPVRKKRGRKALPPELKALRQAKGPRKLLKPAPKEPPAAEPKAGVKKPLQPASFTYTGLGRSAGRDGLAAPSRGSFSLGGAIRGSLGAPGSGRPAQGRGAPDFKLSVSDVGGGLDLKMAATKSPGVAALNLHNAKAAPGGGAAQGPAPPGGPANGGQRRPEPQGQGAAGGKPTATPLSPGKGCSNQALSLQALNLQSVPKPPGGLGAPGPPAASPPGGSSLRSASALGRKGAAAAPRQGAQKPAAPGGPQARKGPSGGERGPEDGELGAGERQGKGPGGRAERNGGQSNGAPPSEGRERERERAAPKDGGKQGMSAGEEGSSSDSDRDSPSPAGGRGDLTAPPQDWRPPRSLIEHVFVTDVTANLVTVTVKESPTSVGFFNVRHY from the exons ATGGAGGAGTTGAGCGCTGTGGGGGAACAGGTTTTTGACGCCGAGTGCATCCTCAATAAACGTCTGAGGAAG ggaAAGTTGGAGTATCTTGTGAAGTGGCGAGGATGGTCCTCCAA ACACAACAGTTGGGAACCTCAGGAGAACCTCTTGGACCCGAGGCTATTGGCTGCCTTCCACAAGAG GGAACAGGAAAAGGAAATTCTATTCCGCAAGAGAGGGAAAAGACCCAGAGGGAGACCACGGAAAATTCCG gAAGCCATTCCAGCAGCAACAAAGATGAGcagctcctcgtcctcctcatcATCGATGTCCTCGTCTggctcctcctcgtcctcctcttcctcgtcctcctcctcctccgaggaagaggaggaggaaggggacgCGGAGCGGAAGGCCAAGCCGGGCCCCCGGCCGCGTGAGCTGCACCCCGTCCCGCAGAAGAAGGCCCAGATCGTGGTGGCCAAGCAGGAGCCCGtgaggaagaagagggggaggaaggcCCTCCCGCCGGAGCTGAAGGCGCTCCGGCAGGCCAAGGGCCCCCGGAAGCTCCTGAAGCCGGCCCCCAAAGAGCCCCCGGCGGCGGAGCCCAAGGCGGGCGTGAAGAAGCCGCTCCAGCCGGCCAGCTTCACCTACACCGGGCTGGGCCGCAGCGCCGGGCGGGACGGGCTGGCGGCCCCCAGCAGGGGCTCCTTCTCCCTGGGGGGCGCCATTCGGGGGTCTCTGGGCGCCCCTGGCTCCGGCCGGCCCGCGCAGGGCAGGGGGGCCCCGGATTTTAAACTGTCCGTCTCCGACGTGGGCGGGGGCCTCgacctcaaaatggccgccaccaAATCCCCCGGCGTGGCGGCGCTCAATCTGCACAATGCCAAAGCGGCCCCCGGGGGCGGCGCCGCGCAGGGGCCGGCCCCACCCGGGGGCCCCGCCAACGGGGGCCAGAGGCGGCCGGAGCCCCAGGGACAGGGGGCCGCGGGGGGGAAGCCCACGGCGACGCCCCTCTCGCCGGGGAAAGGCTGCTCCAACCAGGCCCTCAGCCTCCAGGCGCTCAACCTCCAGAGCGTGCCCAAGCCCCCGGGAGGCCTGggggcccccggcccccccgccgCCTCCCCCCCGGGGGGGTCCAGCCTGCGGAGCGCCTCTGCTCTGGGACGCAAGGGCGCCGCGGCGGCCCCTCGACAGGGCGCCCAGAAACCGGCGGCCCCCGGGGGCCCGCAGGCCCGGAAAGGCCCCTCGGGCGGGGAGCGGGGGCCCGAGGACGGGGAGCTGGGGGCCGGGGAGCGGCAGGGCAAGGGCCCGGGCGGGAGGGCGGAGAGGAACGGGGGCCAGAGCAACGGGGCCCCCCCCTCGGAGggccgggagagggagagggagagggcggcCCCCAAGGACGGCGGGAAGCAGGGCATGAGCGCGGGCGAGGAGGGCTCCAGCTCGGATTCGGACCGCGACTCTCCCTCCCCGGCCGGCGGCCGCGGCGACCTCACGGCGCCCCCGCAGGACTGGAGGCCCCCGCGCAGCCTGATCGAGCACGTCTTCGTCACGGACGTCACCGCCAACCTCGTCACCGTCACCGTGAAGGAGTCGCCCACCAGCGTGGGCTTCTTCAACGTCCGCCATTACTGA
- the LOC133115015 gene encoding ectonucleotide pyrophosphatase/phosphodiesterase family member 7-like yields MASLCTGAPLPGARTSRNKLLLVSFDGFRWNYDRDVDTPYLDAMATDGVKATYVTPPFITITSPAHFTLLTGRYIENHGVIHNMWFNTTTLEKKSYYMTQFVNEWWDTGSLPIWITAQRQGLKAGSLHFPGTASSYDGERAWATDVEPLFYNYSNETVWRENVDKVMGAWFGAQDLDFVSLYFAEPDSTGHKHGPDSEQRRAMVRQVDRTVGYIRASAARHGLAGRLDVIITADHGMRAVLKGGLVRQIILSDIPGFSFRDLSFHLVDYGPVGMLLPKEGRLETVYRALKGAHPNLHVYKREEMPERLHFANNARILPLILISDPGYVIHGFATLQFNKGEHGFDNEDMDMKPFFRAVGPSFRRGLEVGPFETVNIYPLMCHLLGIRPQPNDGRLEATQHMLASSQPEPEEKSFLSNVFTGLGAVLGFLALVFLLVTSRTLYQRRKASTSMSIENKSTSMVKMMHIGEKEPDTKQTSM; encoded by the exons ATGGCGTCTCTGTGCACAGGAGCACCGCTGCCGGGGGCGAGAACGTCCCGGAACAAGCTGCTGCTCGTCTCCTTCGACGGGTTCAGGTGGAACTACGACCGGGACGTGGACACGCCTTACCTGGACGCCATGGCAACGGACGGGGTGAAGGCCACCTACGTGACCCCGCccttcatcaccatcaccagccCCGCACACTTCACCTTGTTAACAG GGCGATACATCGAGAACCACGGCGTGATCCACAACATGTGGTTCAACACCACCACCCTGGAGAAGAAGTCCTACTACATGACCCAGTTTGTGAACGAGTGGTGGGACACCGGAAGCCTGCCCATCTGGATCACAGCTCAGAGACAG ggcCTGAAGGCGGGCTCGCTGCACTTCCCCGGCACGGCCTCCAGCTACGACGGCGAGCGGGCGTGGGCCACGGACGTGGAGCCGCTCTTCTACAACTACTCCAACGAGACGGTCTGGCGGGAGAACGTGGACAAGGTGATGGGCGCCTGGTTCGGCGCGCAGGACCTGGACTTCGTGTCGCTGTACTTCGCCGAGCCGGACAGCACCGGCCACAAGCACGGGCCGGACTCCGAGCAGCGCCGCGCCATGGTGCGCCAGGTGGACCGCACCGTGGGCTACATCCGCGCGTCCGCCGCCCGCCACGGCCTGGCGGGCCGGCTCGACGTCATCATCACCGCCGACCACGGCATGCGCGCCGTGCTGAAGGGCGGCCTGGTGCGGCAGATCATCCTCTCCGACATCCCCGGCTTCTCCTTCAGGGACCTGTCCTTCCACCTGGTGGACTACGGCCCCGTGGGCATGCTGCTGCCGAAGGAGGGCCGGCTGGAGACGGTGTACCGCGCCCTGAAGGGGGCGCACCCCAACCTGCACGTCTACAAGAGGGAGGAGATGCCCGAGCGTCTGCACTTCGCCAACAACGCCCGCATCCTGCCCCTCATCCTCATCTCCGACCCGGGATACGTCATCCACGGG TTCGCCACCCTGCAGTTCAACAAGGGCGAGCACGGGTTCGACAACGAGGACATGGACATGAAGCCCTTCTTCCGCGCGGTGGGGCCCTCCTTCCGCCGGGGCCTGGAGGTGGGGCCCTTCGAGACGGTGAACATCTACCCGCTCATGTGCCACCTGCTGGGCATCCGGCCCCAGCCCAACGACGGCCGCCTGGAGGCCACGCAGCACATGTTGGCCTCCTCCCAGCCCg AGCCTGAAGAGAAGAGTTTCCTGTCAAACGTGTTCACTGGGCTGGGTGCAGTGCTTGGCTTCCTCGCCCTTGTGTTTCTGCTGGTGACATCTCGCACTCTGTATCAAAGGAGGAAAGCCAGCACGAGCATGAG CATCGAGAATAAGAGTACCAGCATGGTGAAAATGATGCACATCGGAGAGAAAGAACCTGACACGAAACAGACAAGCATGTGA